From a single Porites lutea chromosome 10, jaPorLute2.1, whole genome shotgun sequence genomic region:
- the LOC140949884 gene encoding serine/threonine-protein kinase SIK3-like codes for MADKSRGHNRHGSVVRIGYYNIEKTIGKGNFAVVKLATHCITKTKVAVKIIDKSQLDQDNLKKIFREVQVMKMLDHSHIIKLYQVMETDRMLYLVTEYASRGEIFDYLVANGKMPEKEARKKFVQIASAVDSCHKKNVVHRDLKAENLLLDENFNIKIADFGFSNIFQEGKSLKTWCGSPPYAAPELFEGKAYCGPEVDIWSLGVVLYVLVCGALPFDGSTLQSLRSRVLDGRFRIPFFMSTDCEHLIRHMLVRDVSKRYTMNHIMNHKWVKQMDEVDKANVLITESPESDFSEEVLNMMLARGIDREKTIQSLRQKDYDQFAGIYYTLLEKVKKSANSSHDPCANLPPAASSSTDTELMETDNEESVETERPSMNVPTVQVTPDSPTRRVKPKQNHWNTSQEEDEEDDKMPDDILPSLKLYLEKRRHTLTAVDPMMEIPQELREALTQKFIQRPLSPVGQTTEDAFAGALGLNPVLPPYSPTLEVSLDYKEQILQVPSVLQHRHPFGRRASDGPTSLATGIAQFNALRAMAGYGDISQGNTGSLSGSPLNSRNPIVTQSPFSVSPGPSSPQISEGANDSGSDQEPDQDAIARYMACRGARQRHTSPNEMPDELQLRLLQVPLKPARRTVFPPGRERSGGSFIATPSGIRYNASRRASDGAASVLAYKQYLERVSGGGSKRNSLRELQEECLKLQQQYGRVAEEEQQRRQQEQHELHIQQSYNRRASEGAESLTATLAQFQQQYAPTYNTSQEFDVEGQPRSSVEDLVEITPPGSCAMEHQDLLHQEMQRLNIEHCPPAPNIRHAPSNSPRSSLLVEDSIPSSSVSETSSFLPPQPNTSSFLSDGGTMVSPVPSPPPSPLISAVPLSQRYPIPNIVNTRNSSNGSAENLQETRTIPQIPAGLPGVMMGNTLVNENDLEELARATWGMGHAPHPLAPPTLLSTFASNPAGSLLTGNVGQRSPVHHRRHHTAPSAQDAWNSMDLLRRATANNVLSQNHARDMLNNNINLEEGIRDGLLYRTLSPNGTIYQDSLLKSPTKGDALPDLTQTNNLRMAFSVNMTSEKCIPDIISEIRRSLDLRSSKITYEQADQTFTLRQGGVCAEIEVCPLAGNLNGLRLRRVTGNQWQYKKLCNEVLAEMNL; via the exons ATGGCGGATAAATCGAGAGGGCACAATCGCCATGGTAGTGTCGTGCGAATCGGTTATTACAATATCGAAAAAACTATCGGAAAGGGAAATTTTGCAGTCGTCAAGCTTGCCACACACTGCATTACGAAAACAAAG GTTGCTGTCAAAATTATCGACAAAAGTCAATTGGACCAGGATaacttgaagaaaattttcCGCGAAGTCCAAGTGATGAAGATGCTGGATCACTCACACATCATTAAATTATATCAG GTGATGGAAACAGACAGAATGTTGTATTTAGTGACAGAATATGCCAGTAGAGGGGAAATTTTTG ATTATCTAGTTGCCAATGGTAAAATGCCTGAAAAGGAAGCGAGAAAGAAATTTGTACAAATTGCATCAGCTGTTGACAGCTGTCACAAGAAGAATGTTGTTCATAGGGACTTAAAA GCTGAGAATCTTTTATTAGATGAGAATTTCAATATAAAAATTGCAG ATTTTGGATTTAGTAACATATTCCAGGAGGGAAAGAGTCTTAAAACGTGGTGTGGGAGTCCGCCTTATGCAGCTCCAGAGCTGTTTGAAGGCAAGGCGTACTGTGGCCCTGAAGTCGACATTTGG agtCTAGGAGTGGTATTGTATGTGCTGGTGTGTGGAGCACTGCCATTTGATGGCAGTACTTTGCAAAGTTTACGCTCACGTGTCCTAGACGGGAGATTCAGAATACCGTTTTTTATGTCCACAG ACTGCGAGCACCTCATTCGACACATGTTGGTACGCGACGTGTCCAAGAGATATACTATGAACCATATTATGAATCACAAGTGGGTAAAACAAATGGACGAGGTAGACAAAGCTAATGTGCTGATTACTGAATCACCAGAGTCCGACTTCAGCGAAGAGGTTCTGAATATGATGCTTGCTAGAGGAATCGACAGAGAAAAGACCATTCAG TCTCTCCGCCAGAAGGATTATGACCAATTTGCCGGCATTTATTACACGCTCTTGGAAAAGGTCAAGAAATCCGCCAACTCGTCGCACGATCCTTGCGCCAACCTACCTCCCGCGGCGAGTAGTTCAACAGACACTGAACTGATGGAGACGGACAACGAGGAGTCTGTGGAAACGGAGAGACCTTCCATGAACGTACCTACAGTGCAGGTAACACCTGACTCCCCTACAAGACGCGTGAAACCTAAGCAGAATCATTGGAATACTTCTcaagaagaagacgaagaagatgACAAGATGCCAGATGATATTCTACCAAGCTTGAAGCTGTACTTGGAGAAGCGCCGTCACACTCTCACTGCTGTGGATCCCATGATGGAGATCCCGCAGGAACTCCGCGAGGCGCTTACACAGAAGTTCATCCAGAGACCCCTGAGCCCAGTAGGGCAAACTACTGAAGACGCCTTTGCTGGCGCCCTCGGACTGAACCCAGTGTTACCTCCGTATTCTCCCACGTTGGAAGTCTCTCTCGACTACAAGGAGCAAATTTTACAGGTGCCCTCCGTGCTTCAGCATAGACATCCCTTTGGTAGGAGGGCCTCCGATGGTCCCACCAGTCTAGCTACTGGGATAGCTCAGTTTAACGCGCTTCGTGCCATGGCCGGTTATGGAGATATTAGTCAAGGGAACACGGGGTCGCTCAGTGGATCTCCCTTGAACAGCCGCAATCCAATTGTCACTCAGTCTCCATTTTCAGTATCACCGGGTCCTTCGAGCCCTCAAATAAGCGAAGGAGCTAACGATAGTGGCTCAGATCAGGAACCGGATCAAGATGCTATTGCACGTTACATGGCATGCCGCGGGGCACGGCAGCGCCACACGTCGCCAAATGAGATGCCGGATGAGCTACAACTACGGCTGTTACAAGTGCCGTTAAAACCAGCGAGACGCACCGTTTTTCCCCCGGGACGAGAGCGCTCGGGAGGCTCTTTCATCGCCACCCCTTCGGGAATTCGGTACAACGCGTCGAGGCGAGCCTCTGATGGAGCCGCGTCGGTGCTTGCCTACAAGCAGTATTTAGAGCGTGTCAGTGGAGGTGGATCTAAAAGAAATAGCCTACGGGAGCTACAGGAGGAGTGTTTAAAACTGCAACAGCAGTATGGCCGAGTAGCAGAGGAAGAGCAGCAGCGACGGCAGCAAGAACAGCACGAGCTACACATACAGCAGTCCTACAATCGCAGGGCTTCAGAAGGAGCTGAATCGCTAACTGCTACGCTGGCACAGTTCCAGCAGCAGTACGCGCCAACCTACAACACCAGCCAGGAGTTTGATGTTGAAGGACAGCCCAGGAGCTCAGTTGAAGATTTAGTGGAAATAACACCTCCAGGGTCCTGCGCGATGGAACATCAGGACTTGCTTCATCAAGAAATGCAAAGGTTAAACATCGAGCACTGCCCTCCAGCTCCCAACATTCGACACGCCCCGTCGAATTCGCCAAGAAGTAGCCTTCTGGTCGAAGATTCGATACCGTCGTCGTCTGTTTCAGAGACGTCGAGCTTTCTTCCCCCTCAACCAAACACCTCTTCATTTCTCTCTGACGGTGGAACGATGGTCTCCCCAGTTCCCTCTCCGCCTCCCTCCCCTCTTATTTCTGCGGTACCTTTGAGTCAGCGGTACCCTATTCCAAACATCGTCAACACTAGGAATTCCTCTAACGGAAGCGCCGAAAATCTCCAGGAGACACGGACAATTCCGCAAATTCCCGCGGGTCTCCCGGGTGTTATGATGGGAAATACTCTGGTTAATGAGAATGATCTCGAGGAATTGGCGAGAGCTACGTGGGGTATGGGCCACGCACCGCACCCTTTAGCTCCACCAACGCTGCTCTCGACGTTCGCGTCAAATCCCGCGGGATCATTACTAACGGGAAATGTGGGACAACGATCGCCTGTGCATCACCGCCGCCATCACACGGCTCCATCCGCGCAAGATGCGTGGAATTCCATGGACTTGCTTAGAAGGGCGACGGCGAATAACGTTTTATCGCAAAACCACGCCAGGGATATGTTAAATAACAATATCAACTTAGAGGAAGGTATTAGGGACGGTTTACTTTATAGAACTCTCTCCCCCAATGGAACCATATACCAGGACTCACTACTCAAGTCTCCGACCAAAGGAGACGCATTGCCTGACTTAACGCAAACTAATAACCTCAGAATGGCATTTTCTGTTAATATGACTTCTGAGAAGTGTATTCCAGATATTATAAGCGAGATTCGAAGATCGCTCGATCTTCGCTCGTCTAAGATCACCTATGAGCAAGCGGATCAGACTTTTACCCTTCGTCAGGGGGGTGTATGCGCCGAAATTGAAGTCTGCCCCCTTGCAGGAAATCTTAATGGGCTGCGCCTCCGACGTGTCACTGGCAACCAATGGCAGTATAAGAAACTCTGTAACGAAGTGCTAGCAGAGATGAATCTGTGA
- the LOC140949699 gene encoding scavenger receptor cysteine-rich domain-containing protein DMBT1-like, with translation MILEHGLVSGSAVRLAGIGNFSYRGGRVEVYHRGIWGTVCDDGWDLIDAHVVCRELGFQGAVKAYSSEFFGRGKGKIWMENVRCTGREKSLKECSHGGWGITSNCGHSEDAGVMCTPAIRLNSTGNKTNQGRVEVLYNGTWGTVCDDDWDLMDANVFCRELGFKRAERAAQRAAYGKGKGQIWLTDLRCSGDERSLTECDHGRWGENNCDHGEDAGVVCVPGVRLASANNDPFQGPIEVFHSGSWRKVCGDSDWDLLDANVVCRELGFAGALVADKTTSSARGNGKIWMTCTGNEKSWTECRYSRWARYGLWFFGCNYDAGVFCITARLVGRKSPREGLVQVYHNNTWGWVCADQWDKHDADVACRMLGFDGSVLSYFLDNVDSKSVNQVWFHKLQCSRSETSLLSCDHCGLGSRNCTCKGKRKVGVMCQPKVRLTFRGNLASQDRVEVFYRGSWGVVCDSDWSSEKANAVCQHLGYEAVLVTATKYSNFEGRRRKALTSDIRCLWNQASRANCVGVWRVLSSCSQVPLVVCMKARLEEGQSLREGIVQVYYNNTWISVCADQWDKQDADVACRMMDFDGALSADFEYEEETEIKGRPWLRNMNCTGNETSLFSCIHGGFGFRDCKAKRKAGVTCKPRVQLVGWGNVTFQGRVQMFHNGTWDEVCGNSWDLKDASVVCRQLGFPGALVAVRSSDFQRTDGKRGNIWIHNVHCIGNETALQECDHRRLRRSCYGTDNRASLVCITGLCNERTVGTRLALNT, from the exons CTGTTCGGTTGGCTGGGATTGGAAATTTTAGCTATCGAGGGGGGCGAGTTGAAGTGTATCACAGGGGAATCTGGGGAACAGTATGTGATGATGGATGGGACTTAATAGACGCCCACGTTGTTTGTCGCGAACTTGGATTCCAAGGGGCTGTAAAAGCTTACAGCTCCGAGTTTTTTGGGAGaggaaaagggaaaatatgGATGGAAAACGTCCGGTGCACAGGAAGGGAGAAGTCGTTAAAAGAGTGCAGTCATGGAGGATGGGGAATAACTAGTAACTGTGGTCACAGCGAGGATGCGGGGGTGATGTGCACTccag CCATAAGGTTGAATAGTACTGGAAATAAGACAAACCAAGGCCGAGTGGAAGTTCTTTACAATGGGACTTGGGGAACAGTCTGTGATGACGACTGGGACCTAATGGATGCTAACGTCTTTTGTCGTGAGCTTGGATTCAAACGAGCTGAAAGAGCTGCCCAGCGGGCAGCTTATGGAAAGGGAAAAGGCCAAATATGGCTTACTGACTTACGGTGTTCAGGGGATGAACGTTCATTGACAGAATGTGACCATGGAAGGTGGGGAGAAAACAACTGTGATCATGGCGAAGATGCTGGTGTAGTCTGTGTCCCAG GAGTTCGGTTAGCCAGTGCAAATAATGATCCATTTCAAGGCCCGATTGAAGTGTTTCACAGTGGAAGCTGGAGAAAGGTTTGCGGCGACTCAGATTGGGATTTACTAGATGCAAACGTAGTTTGTCGTGAGCTTGGATTTGCAGGAGCTTTAGTAGCTGACAAGACCACGAGTTCCGCTCGAGGAAATGGAAAAATATGGATGACTTGCACTGGGAATGAAAAATCATGGACAGAGTGTCGGTACAGTCGTTGGGCAAGATATGGGTTATGGTTTTTTGGTTGTAATTATGATGCAGGGGTGTTCTGTATTACAG CACGTTTAGTGGGAAGAAAATCACCCCGAGAAGGACTGGTGCAAGTTTACCATAACAACACTTGGGGCTGGGTTTGTGCTGATCAGTGGGACAAACACGATGCTGATGTGGCTTGCAGAATGCTCGGCTTTGACGGATCAGTATTATCATATTTTCTGGACAATGTTGACTCTAAAAGCGTGAATCAAGTATGGTTTCACAAATTGCAGTGCAGTCGCAGCGAAACGTCTCTACTTTCATGTGATCATTGTGGTTTAGGATCTCGGAACTGTACATGtaaaggaaaaaggaaagttGGTGTAATGTGTCAACCAAAAG TTCGACTGACCTTTAGGGGTAACCTGGCCTCTCAAGATCGGGTAGAAGTATTTTATCGTGGAAGCTGGGGAGTAGTATGTGATTCTGACTGGTCTTCTGAAAAGGCAAACGCCGTTTGTCAGCATCTTGGATATGAGGCCGTCCTCGTTACAGCTACTAAGTACTCTAATTTCGAGGGGAGAAGAAGGAAAGCGTTGACAAGTGACATAAGGTGTTTATGGAACCAGGCCTCAAGAGCAAATTGTGTAGGAGTTTGGAGGGTCCTTAGCTCTTGTAGTCAAGTTCCCCTTGTAGTTTGCATGAAAG CTCGTTTAGAGGAAGGACAGTCACTCCGAGAAGGAAttgttcaagtttattacaacaACACTTGGATCTCGGTGTGCGCTGATCAGTGGGACAAACAAGACGCTGATGTAGCTTGCAGAATGATGGACTTTGATGGAGCGTTATCTGCAGATTTTGAGTACGAAGAAGAAACGGAAATCAAAGGTCGACCGTGGTTACGCAACATGAATTGTACCGGAAATGAAACATCTCTCTTTTCTTGCATTCATGGAGGATTCGGATTTCGAGACTGTAAAGCGAAGAGAAAAGCAGGTGTTACTTGCAAACCAAGAG TTCAGTTGGTTGGCTGGGGCAATGTGACATTTCAAGGCCGAGTGCAAATGTTTCACAATGGAACCTGGGATGAAGTGTGTGGGAATTCCTGGGATTTAAAGGACGCCAGCGTAGTTTGCCGACAGCTTGGATTTCCAGGGGCTCTAGTAGCAGTTAGGTCCTCGGATTTTCAGAGAACAGATGGGAAGCGAGGAAACATATGGATACACAATGTGCACTGTATAGGAAATGAGACAGCATTACAAGAGTGCGACCACAGGCGTTTGAGACGCAGCTGTTATGGTACTGATAACAGGGCTTCTTTGGTGTGCATTACAG GGTTGTGTAATGAGAGAAccgtgggaacgaggttggcccTCAATACCTAA
- the LOC140950385 gene encoding uncharacterized protein, which translates to MERYLFLTAFAILPICASATVYYVDGSNGSDFNRGDSIQNAFASIKACVDALNGPGDECHIRAGRYHQPVFQISGKQGSQSQPIVIRGYQDEVPVIDGTIPLAPKAGWKLDPKTGIFSAKIDQDVWQLFVDGEMMTNARWPNALWSDKTVFLNKYWAKSHKSSKRGTMVDSGQKDLAGSGINAEGAMAILNIGSFNTFTAAVKRHSPGQNFFTYDDKFGDIKFKAGHNQYFLEDKLDFLDNAGEWFYDKGSKKVYVKTLDGMSPEGRIRGKVQTYAFTITKCKHVHFKQMTFFGTTLKARPTRKWDVIEGLHFDTINFKFPSYSMRMLGLTIPPLCTVIEASRGKSFQLINSTFFGSDGMALRYSGKGVLLQNNLFEYNDWSVAIMTQKSGGFGTVISNGYEDKFIRNTLRFNGASSGFRPSGRDPIVKLNHVHHQCWGMLQHDGAGVQFQIGAQTNAVSQQNWVHSSPKYGLRFDGQPPRVGRYGTMRENVVWKCGGIMVKGDYHKVLNNLAFEKRNEKSGDRQGDGCALCVLKYVRSNPTEINRNSEVVKNAADVANGGKRKRPRGTYPLAGKTVKFNSIGKVRPEVMDADNLDFRPRNRSAYVEHQAGPYLYNPQSKYYWIPGRQLYKASTPVPPDGSKTVKTDRDAVMWLNAYGVSTHHVYFGTNKANVAEATSKSPEHLAKITDDGNVYYLTKNLQSGITYYWRVDAEIEEQIIYRGDVWSFQTV; encoded by the exons ATGGAAAGATACCTTTTTCTCACTGCATTCGCCATTCTGCCAATCTGTGCATCTGCGACCGTCTACTACGTCGATGGAAGCAATGGCAGTGACTTTAACCGTGGAGACAGCATTCAAAATGCATTTGCATCCATCAAAGCCTGCGTTGACGCCCTCAATGGGCCTGGTGACGAGTGCCATATTCGCGCTGGTCGATATCATCAACCTGTGTTTCAGATATCTGGCAAGCAAGGTTCCCAGTCCCAACCGATTGTCATCCGGGGTTATCAAGACGAAGTTCCTGTTATTGACGGTACAATCCCGTTGGCTCCTAAAGCTGGCTGGAAACTTGATCCAAAGACCGGAATTTTCAG TGCTAAGATAGATCAGGACGTTTGGCAACTTTTCGTCGATGGTGAAATGATGACTAACGCCCGATGGCCAAACGCACTGTGGTCAGACAAGACGGTTTTTCTGAACAAATACTGGGCTAAGTCTCACAAAAGTTCCAAGCGAGGAACAATGGTCGACAGTGGTCAGAAAGATTTAGCTGGAAGTGGTATCAACGCTGAGGGGGCTATGGCAATTCTTAACATCGGAAGTTTCAACACTTTCACTGCTGCTGTTAAGCGCCATTCCCCAGGGCAGAATTTCTTCACTTATGATGACAAATTCGGTGATATCAAGTTCAAGGCAGGCCATAATCAATACTTTCTTGAAGACAAACTGGACTTCCTTGATAATGCTGGCGAGTGGTTTTATGATAAAGGCTCCAAGAAAGTGTACGTGAAGACATTGGATGGAATGTCTCCTGAGGGCAGAATAAGAGGAAAG GTCCAGACATATGCATTCACCATCACAAAATGCAAGCACGTTCATTTTAAACAAATGACTTTTTTCGGTACCACTCTAAAGGCGCGGCCAACAAGGAAATGGGACGTTATTGAAGGGCTCCATTTCGACACCATTAATTTCAAGTTCCCCTCGTATTCTATGCGCATGCTCGGTTTAACCATTCCTCCGCTCTGTACAGTCATTGAGGCAAGTCGCGGGAAAAGCTTTCAGCTAATCAACAGCACCTTCTTCGGGAGCGATGGAATGGCTCTCAGATATAGTGGTAAAGGCGTTCTACTGCAGAATAATTTATTTGAGTACAATGACTGGTCCGTAGCTATTATGACACAGAAGAGTGGAGGGTTCGGAACTGTGATTTCCAATGGGTATGAAGACAAGTTTATTCGTAATACGCTACGTTTCAATGGCGCCAGCAGTGGTTTTCGTCCATCAGGAAGGGATCCTATTGTTAAGTTGAACCATGTTCATCACCAGTGCTGGGGGATGCTGCAACACGATGGCGCAGGAGTGCAGTTCCAAATCGGTGCGCAAACCAATGCTGTTTCACAACAGAACTGGGTTCACTCCAGTCCAAAATATGGGCTCCGCTTCGACGGGCAGCCTCCGAGGGTTGGGCGATACGGTACCATGAGGGAAAATGTTGTGTGGAAATGTGGTGGAATCATGGTGAAAGGGGATTATCACAAGGTCCTCAACAACCTCGCTTTcgagaaaagaaatgaaaaaagcGGCGACAGGCAAGGTGACGGCTGCGCCTTGTGCGTCCTGAAATATGTGCGCTCCAATCCGACAGAAATTAATCGAAACTCAGAGGTCGTCAAAAATGCTGCTGACGTAGCGAATGGCGGGAAAAGAAAGAGGCCACGTGGTACTTATCCCCTAGCTGGAAAAACCGTGAAGTTCAATAGCATTGGTAAGGTACGACCGGAAGTCATGGACGCAGATAACTTGGACTTCCGACCCCGTAATAGATCAGCATATGTTGAGCATCAGGCCGGCCCATACTTGTACAATCCCCAAAGCAAATATTACTGGATTCCTGGACGACAGTTGTACAAGGCTAGCACCCCTGTCCCTCCTGATGGTAGTAAAACTGTTAAG ACCGATAGGGATGCTGTCATGTGGCTGAACGCCTATGGCGTTTCCACTCACCATGTGTACTTTGGTACAAACAAGGCGAATGTTGCCGAAGCGACATCAAAGTCACCCGAGCATCTAGCGAAGATCACCGACGATGGCAATGTGTATTACTTGACGAAAAATCTCCAGTCGGGTATTACATACTACTGGCGAGTGGATGCTGAAATTGAGGAACAGATTATTTACAGAGGCGACGTGTGGTCTTTTCAGACAGTGTGA